The Armatimonadota bacterium genome includes a window with the following:
- the ybbC gene encoding hypothetical protein: MPDDVVRTGAEVFLDDIPDFVRGKNIGFVTNHTGVSRDLESLVNVFVKRGLRVKALFGPEHGIRGEVADGVGVQSGVDAETGIPVFSLYGKTRKPDAEMLKGLDVLIFDIQDVGARFYTFLWTMAHCLEAAAEHGLPFIVLDRPNPITGLHPEGPVLDPEFSSFVGLYPVPTRTAMTMGEVARFVASHLEQGFAALRVIPMQGWKRSMWFDETGLSWIAPSPNMPTLETAAVYPGFCIFEGTNVSEGRGTTKPFETIGAPWIRASELAEAANALGMPGVRFRPTHFIPYFSKYRDEPCQAVQAHVVDRSAFRPVRTGLELLILIRKLYPSNFKFREPSAGGKAFFDLLTGTDKVRKMVQDGASAADIEAGWLEGLQEFDKRRKELLLYP; the protein is encoded by the coding sequence ATGCCGGATGATGTGGTCAGGACGGGCGCGGAAGTTTTCCTGGACGATATCCCGGACTTCGTGCGCGGCAAGAACATCGGGTTTGTCACCAATCATACAGGCGTCAGCCGCGATCTGGAGTCGCTGGTCAATGTATTCGTCAAACGCGGCCTCAGGGTGAAGGCTCTGTTCGGGCCGGAGCACGGCATCCGGGGTGAGGTGGCCGATGGAGTGGGGGTGCAGTCGGGAGTGGATGCCGAGACGGGCATTCCCGTGTTCAGCCTCTACGGCAAAACCCGCAAGCCGGACGCGGAGATGCTGAAGGGCCTGGACGTCCTGATCTTCGATATACAGGATGTGGGGGCGCGTTTTTATACATTCCTGTGGACCATGGCTCACTGCCTGGAGGCGGCCGCCGAGCACGGGCTGCCTTTCATCGTTTTGGACCGCCCAAACCCTATCACGGGGCTTCATCCGGAAGGACCGGTTCTGGATCCGGAGTTCTCCAGCTTCGTGGGGCTGTATCCGGTTCCTACCCGCACCGCTATGACCATGGGCGAGGTGGCCCGGTTCGTGGCTTCTCATCTGGAGCAGGGTTTCGCTGCGCTGCGCGTCATTCCGATGCAGGGATGGAAACGCTCCATGTGGTTTGACGAGACCGGTCTGTCGTGGATAGCCCCTTCCCCTAATATGCCCACGCTGGAAACTGCGGCGGTCTATCCCGGTTTCTGCATCTTCGAGGGGACAAACGTCAGCGAGGGACGGGGAACCACAAAGCCTTTCGAGACCATTGGCGCCCCGTGGATCAGGGCCTCGGAGCTTGCTGAAGCCGCTAACGCTCTCGGCATGCCGGGAGTCCGTTTCCGTCCGACGCATTTCATCCCTTACTTCTCCAAGTACCGCGACGAGCCGTGCCAGGCGGTGCAGGCGCATGTTGTGGACCGCAGCGCATTCCGGCCTGTTCGGACCGGTCTTGAGCTCCTGATCCTGATCCGGAAACTCTATCCGTCCAACTTCAAATTCCGCGAGCCCTCCGCCGGTGGCAAGGCGTTTTTCGACCTGTTGACCGGGACGGATAAGGTGCGAAAGATGGTGCAGGACGGAGCCTCGGCGGCGGACATCGAAGCAGGCTGGCTGGAGGGGCTCCAGGAATTCGACAAACGCCGTAAAGAGCTTCTGTTGTATCCGTAG
- a CDS encoding glucosamine--fructose-6-phosphate aminotransferase, with the protein MHHMFQEILQQPAVVANLLDHQQAAAREVARLVEARQVTQIVLAARGTSDHAAVYGQYLFQIQNHLAAFLATPSVVTLYNSRPRLRSTMVIGISQSGRALDVMEYMAAAREQGSPVVAITNNPESEFGQHADILLDLDAGQEHSVAATKTYTATLAALALISACMCQRPDALRALFTVPELIARAVQETSGLAHVAAEVVDESECFVIGRGLNYSTALETALKIMETSYSRARAYSSADLMHGPVAAAQSVPCIVYAPRDAAHQAVLETAERLRELGTQMMVISSDREALALADHPVHIPAGEMEFLDPLAQIVAGQRFAYHLAVARGLDPDHPRGLTKVTVTR; encoded by the coding sequence GTGCATCATATGTTTCAGGAGATCCTGCAGCAGCCGGCCGTGGTGGCCAACCTGCTGGACCATCAGCAGGCGGCGGCCCGCGAGGTGGCGCGGCTGGTTGAGGCGCGTCAGGTCACGCAGATCGTCTTGGCGGCGCGAGGAACCTCCGACCACGCCGCCGTGTACGGGCAATACCTGTTCCAGATTCAGAACCATCTTGCTGCTTTTCTGGCAACGCCCTCCGTGGTCACCCTGTACAACAGCCGGCCTCGTCTGCGCAGCACCATGGTGATTGGCATCTCCCAGTCGGGCCGGGCGCTCGATGTGATGGAATATATGGCCGCGGCCCGGGAGCAGGGCAGCCCGGTGGTGGCCATCACCAACAACCCGGAGTCGGAGTTCGGGCAGCATGCGGACATCCTCCTTGACCTGGATGCGGGTCAGGAGCACAGCGTCGCGGCCACCAAGACCTACACCGCCACGCTTGCCGCCCTGGCGCTCATCTCCGCGTGCATGTGTCAGCGACCCGACGCCCTCCGCGCCCTTTTCACCGTACCGGAACTGATCGCGCGCGCGGTTCAGGAAACTTCCGGGCTAGCGCACGTCGCGGCCGAAGTTGTAGACGAAAGCGAGTGCTTTGTCATTGGCCGCGGGCTGAACTACTCGACGGCGCTGGAGACCGCGCTCAAGATCATGGAGACCAGCTACTCCCGGGCGCGCGCATACTCGTCCGCGGATCTGATGCACGGTCCCGTGGCGGCGGCCCAGTCTGTGCCCTGCATCGTCTACGCACCGCGGGACGCCGCTCATCAGGCGGTGCTGGAAACGGCGGAACGACTGCGCGAGCTGGGAACGCAGATGATGGTTATCTCGAGCGACCGGGAAGCTCTGGCGCTTGCGGACCATCCGGTGCACATCCCGGCCGGCGAGATGGAATTTCTGGATCCGCTGGCTCAGATCGTGGCGGGTCAACGCTTCGCGTATCATCTGGCCGTCGCGCGGGGACTGGATCCGGACCATCCCCGGGGACTTACAAAGGTGACGGTAACACGCTGA
- a CDS encoding nucleoside hydrolase, which produces MRVILDTDIGTDVDDLYALAFLLASPELDLCGVTVVHGDVMLRASIVLKLLDAAGITGVPLALGARDPMQFGLQAYWTGQEGHGLDLEPPDPSRLDPRPAVSFILERVGEAPGRTGLITIGPLTNAGLLARDHPDAFRALEAVSVMGGNYHPPGARPVTPEHNFRCDPEAASRILALAPHCRLVGLNITQRTSLTRDLLEELESLGTPTGALLAQAGAHYLRQTGRDATPMHDSVAVAAYFRPELFRWERLAPAVQTIGDGAGVVTFRREDGERRGIQVAVDADIPAFQNLFRERILRFAARA; this is translated from the coding sequence TTGAGGGTCATTCTGGATACGGATATCGGGACGGACGTTGACGACCTGTACGCGCTGGCGTTTCTCCTGGCGTCTCCGGAACTTGATCTGTGCGGGGTAACGGTGGTTCACGGAGACGTGATGCTGCGGGCGTCCATCGTCCTGAAACTGCTGGATGCGGCAGGGATTACGGGCGTGCCGCTTGCTCTCGGCGCGCGGGACCCGATGCAGTTCGGATTGCAGGCATACTGGACCGGCCAGGAGGGTCACGGGCTGGACCTGGAGCCGCCGGACCCTTCGCGGCTGGATCCGCGTCCTGCGGTCAGTTTCATTCTGGAGCGCGTCGGTGAGGCGCCGGGCAGGACAGGCCTCATCACCATCGGTCCTCTGACCAACGCTGGCCTGCTTGCGAGGGACCATCCGGATGCCTTCCGGGCCTTGGAGGCTGTGAGCGTGATGGGCGGCAACTACCATCCGCCCGGAGCAAGACCGGTCACTCCCGAGCACAACTTCCGGTGCGACCCTGAGGCCGCCTCGCGCATACTGGCCCTTGCCCCCCATTGTCGCCTGGTGGGTTTGAACATCACCCAACGAACCTCCCTGACACGGGATCTCCTGGAAGAGCTGGAAAGCCTGGGGACTCCGACCGGCGCCTTGCTGGCGCAGGCGGGGGCGCATTACCTTCGGCAGACCGGCCGCGATGCCACGCCCATGCACGATTCCGTGGCGGTGGCGGCGTACTTCCGTCCGGAGCTGTTCCGGTGGGAGCGGCTGGCCCCGGCCGTGCAGACCATCGGAGACGGGGCAGGAGTGGTTACTTTCCGGAGGGAGGACGGTGAAAGGCGCGGCATACAGGTCGCCGTGGACGCCGACATTCCTGCTTTTCAGAATCTTTTCCGCGAGCGTATCCTCAGATTCGCAGCGCGCGCCTGA
- a CDS encoding xylulokinase produces the protein MSHFLGIDIGTGGARCLVIDGEGRVKGSATAEYPLSTPRPLWAEQQPEDWWQAVVRAVPEALGKAGVSGTDVGAIGLSGQMHGAVFLDTAGQVIRPAILWCDQRTAAECEEITARAGADTVARITLNPVLTGFQAPKIVWLKNNEPDAFAKIRKVLLPKDYIRFRMTGAFATEVSDASGTSLLNVRERRWSPEMMAASFVEPEWLPECFESVEPSAAVSAEAAERLGLRPGTPVVGGGGDQAAGGVGSGIVEPGLVSSSLGTSGVVFAYADEPFVDPQMRTHTFCHAVPGKWHVMGVVLSAGGSLRWYRDTFCQDIKTLAAEKGVDPYDLMTAEAAEIPAGCDGLFFLPYLSGERTPYPDPYARGVFFGATLAHTRAHFTRAVLEGVGFALKDSFDILRSIGVDATQVRVMGGGARSSVWRRILTDIVGRAHVTLNVDEGPAFGVALLAGVSQGAWSSVQEACRATLTTVERDEPRPGAVERYAPLHAFYSSLYAALRERFAGLARLADE, from the coding sequence ATGAGTCACTTCCTGGGGATTGACATTGGCACCGGTGGAGCCCGGTGCCTGGTGATAGATGGCGAGGGCCGCGTCAAGGGGTCCGCCACGGCGGAGTATCCGCTTTCCACTCCCCGCCCTCTGTGGGCGGAGCAGCAGCCGGAAGACTGGTGGCAGGCCGTAGTGCGAGCCGTTCCGGAGGCGCTCGGGAAAGCGGGAGTCAGCGGGACCGATGTGGGAGCGATCGGCCTCTCGGGCCAGATGCACGGCGCTGTCTTTCTGGACACGGCGGGTCAAGTGATCCGGCCGGCCATCCTCTGGTGCGATCAGCGCACCGCGGCCGAATGCGAAGAGATCACCGCCCGCGCTGGCGCGGACACGGTCGCGCGCATCACACTGAACCCTGTCCTGACGGGCTTTCAGGCGCCGAAGATCGTCTGGTTGAAAAACAATGAGCCGGATGCGTTCGCCAAGATCCGGAAGGTGCTGCTGCCCAAGGATTATATAAGGTTCCGGATGACCGGGGCCTTCGCCACGGAGGTCTCGGACGCAAGCGGCACGTCGCTGCTGAACGTGCGCGAGCGGCGCTGGTCTCCTGAGATGATGGCGGCATCCTTCGTGGAGCCGGAGTGGCTGCCGGAGTGCTTTGAGTCCGTAGAACCTTCCGCCGCCGTCAGCGCCGAAGCGGCTGAGCGGCTCGGCCTACGCCCCGGAACTCCTGTGGTCGGCGGGGGAGGGGACCAGGCTGCTGGAGGGGTGGGCTCGGGTATTGTGGAGCCCGGTCTGGTCAGCTCCTCGCTGGGAACCTCCGGCGTGGTTTTCGCATACGCGGATGAGCCGTTCGTTGATCCGCAGATGCGCACTCATACGTTCTGCCACGCCGTGCCCGGCAAGTGGCACGTCATGGGGGTTGTGCTGTCGGCAGGGGGCTCGCTTCGGTGGTACCGTGATACCTTTTGCCAGGACATCAAGACCCTGGCGGCTGAGAAAGGCGTGGATCCTTACGACCTGATGACTGCGGAGGCGGCGGAGATTCCCGCCGGATGCGACGGGCTGTTCTTCCTGCCTTATCTATCGGGAGAGCGGACTCCCTATCCCGACCCATATGCGCGGGGGGTGTTTTTCGGCGCGACGCTCGCCCATACACGGGCCCACTTCACCAGGGCCGTGCTGGAAGGGGTGGGGTTCGCGTTAAAGGACAGCTTCGACATTTTGCGTTCCATCGGGGTGGATGCCACTCAGGTCCGGGTGATGGGCGGCGGGGCCCGCAGTTCTGTCTGGCGCAGAATCCTGACGGACATCGTCGGGCGGGCGCACGTTACCCTGAACGTGGACGAGGGGCCTGCCTTCGGAGTGGCCCTGCTGGCGGGGGTCTCGCAGGGAGCCTGGTCCAGCGTGCAGGAGGCCTGCCGCGCCACGCTCACCACCGTTGAGCGGGATGAGCCGCGACCCGGGGCGGTGGAGCGCTACGCTCCGTTGCACGCTTTCTATTCATCCCTTTACGCCGCCCTGCGCGAAAGGTTCGCCGGGCTGGCGCGGTTGGCCGATGAGTGA
- a CDS encoding ribose ABC transporter — MSEPEARPSRFSGARALAFAGEFRGALALAAVFLLGVVFTPRNLATGQSIFLTWQTQSDILFEYSEYGLLACGMTLVILTGGIDLSVGSVLGFAATLFAVLLIGYGWSAPAALAIVAITGLAAGLVNGVLIARFRIQPFVATLAMMVAARGGAKLLSGGIKVQPGAQQWYALQGPPPDVFRWMTSPVGWLGLQPATLLFLLSIAVMLVVVRYTAYGRRLYAVGGSEEAARLSGIRVGAVKIVAYSLCALFAAIAGAVNACRIQIGDPEAGGTYELDAIAAVVIGGTSLSGGQGGMFLTLIGTLIIAYINKILSINNVPEAYRLLAKGLIIVAAVLIQRRKQ, encoded by the coding sequence ATGAGTGAGCCGGAAGCCCGTCCTTCCAGGTTCTCCGGCGCGCGGGCGTTGGCCTTTGCGGGTGAGTTCCGTGGCGCGCTGGCGCTGGCGGCGGTTTTTCTGCTCGGCGTCGTCTTCACGCCGCGCAACCTGGCCACGGGGCAGTCTATCTTCCTGACCTGGCAGACTCAAAGCGACATCCTCTTCGAGTATTCTGAGTATGGTCTGCTGGCGTGCGGGATGACACTGGTCATCCTGACCGGAGGAATAGACCTGTCGGTAGGTAGTGTGCTGGGTTTCGCAGCCACGCTGTTTGCCGTTCTGCTCATCGGCTACGGGTGGAGTGCTCCGGCGGCATTGGCCATTGTGGCGATCACCGGTCTGGCGGCCGGGCTGGTGAACGGCGTGCTGATCGCAAGGTTCCGCATTCAGCCGTTCGTGGCCACGCTGGCGATGATGGTTGCGGCCAGAGGGGGAGCCAAGCTGCTGTCCGGCGGCATCAAGGTGCAGCCGGGCGCTCAGCAGTGGTATGCTCTCCAGGGGCCGCCGCCGGATGTTTTCCGCTGGATGACATCTCCGGTGGGATGGCTGGGGCTGCAGCCGGCCACGCTGCTATTCCTTCTGTCCATCGCAGTGATGCTCGTCGTTGTGCGCTACACTGCCTACGGCCGGCGGCTGTATGCCGTGGGAGGCAGCGAGGAGGCGGCCCGTCTATCGGGCATCCGGGTGGGAGCCGTGAAGATCGTTGCCTACAGCCTTTGCGCGCTGTTTGCGGCCATCGCGGGAGCGGTGAACGCCTGCCGCATCCAGATCGGCGATCCTGAGGCGGGAGGGACTTATGAGCTGGACGCCATAGCCGCAGTGGTTATTGGCGGAACGTCTCTCAGCGGCGGGCAGGGCGGCATGTTCCTGACGCTCATCGGGACGCTCATCATCGCGTATATCAACAAGATTCTGAGTATCAATAACGTGCCGGAGGCTTATCGCCTGCTGGCCAAGGGGCTCATCATCGTCGCGGCCGTGCTGATCCAGCGACGCAAGCAGTAA
- a CDS encoding LacI family transcriptional regulator gives MKWNCLVLAMTAAAAALVAGCGKQQESSSGGGSSEGKRIYNIGFSQCNLGEPWRVQMNADIKAAAEKHKDRIRVFYKDAQNRTEVQQNQVREFIQQGVDLIIISPKESVPLTKPVAEAMAKGIPVIVLDRALAGDDYTMFIGGDNREIGRQAGYHMVKILGGKGNVVELKGLMTSQPAIDRHEGFLEGIKGSDIKIIFSADCKWLEPDAQREMKSALSRFPDIDAVYAHNDPSAHGAYLAAQQEGKGREKTIKFIGIDGLPTEGVKYVREGILDATFVYPTCGAEAIEYALKILDGEEVPKQVILPTRAITKETLEREGS, from the coding sequence ATGAAATGGAACTGCCTGGTGCTTGCCATGACTGCCGCCGCAGCGGCGCTCGTGGCCGGGTGCGGAAAACAGCAGGAATCATCGTCCGGCGGCGGTTCGTCCGAGGGCAAGCGGATATATAACATCGGTTTCTCCCAGTGCAACCTGGGAGAGCCGTGGCGCGTGCAGATGAATGCCGACATCAAAGCCGCCGCGGAGAAGCATAAAGACCGCATCCGCGTGTTCTACAAAGATGCTCAGAACCGTACCGAGGTCCAGCAGAACCAGGTGCGCGAGTTCATCCAGCAGGGGGTGGACCTGATCATCATCTCGCCCAAGGAATCCGTGCCTCTGACCAAGCCGGTCGCGGAGGCGATGGCGAAGGGCATTCCCGTCATTGTTCTGGACCGCGCGCTGGCCGGCGATGATTACACAATGTTCATCGGCGGTGACAACCGGGAGATAGGCCGCCAGGCCGGATACCATATGGTGAAGATCCTGGGCGGCAAAGGCAACGTGGTGGAGCTGAAAGGCCTGATGACTTCGCAGCCCGCCATAGACCGGCACGAGGGATTCCTGGAGGGCATCAAGGGGTCAGACATCAAGATCATTTTCAGCGCGGATTGTAAGTGGCTGGAGCCGGATGCTCAGCGCGAGATGAAATCTGCGCTTTCTCGCTTCCCGGACATTGACGCCGTCTATGCTCACAACGACCCCAGCGCGCACGGGGCCTATCTGGCGGCGCAGCAGGAAGGCAAGGGCCGGGAGAAGACCATCAAGTTCATCGGAATTGACGGGCTGCCCACGGAGGGCGTCAAGTATGTCCGCGAAGGCATTCTGGACGCCACCTTCGTCTATCCCACCTGCGGGGCAGAGGCCATCGAGTATGCTCTGAAGATTCTGGATGGCGAGGAGGTTCCCAAGCAGGTGATCCTGCCGACCCGCGCTATCACAAAGGAGACGCTGGAGCGCGAGGGGAGCTGA
- the tsaB gene encoding tRNA threonylcarbamoyladenosine biosynthesis protein TsaB, translating to MIILALDTALEDISVGLLLPDGRILERSFRHERDALRRLTPLIRDVLREAGLRPQSLEVVACTRGPGSFTGIRVGVAAARALADGCGARMSGVSTLRALCMAGDAGEGEMRLALIRCRPGEVYAGLYGQQSGRVWEPVRPDTALPVPALGELLAASGVKGCVEAVGPAVELCAGALSSSDAGGVAVKLRTDITRVRIADVLEASLQDARSGRLLDPMELIPEYLRPSQAEIRASGKTD from the coding sequence ATGATCATTCTGGCACTGGACACCGCGCTGGAGGACATCTCAGTGGGTCTCCTGCTCCCGGATGGAAGGATCCTTGAGCGGTCTTTCAGGCACGAGCGGGACGCCCTGCGGCGGCTGACGCCTCTCATCCGTGACGTGCTTCGCGAAGCCGGCCTCCGTCCGCAGTCGCTGGAGGTGGTGGCTTGCACGCGCGGTCCGGGATCATTTACAGGGATCCGGGTGGGGGTGGCGGCGGCCCGGGCGCTGGCGGACGGCTGCGGCGCCCGGATGTCCGGCGTCTCCACGCTCCGGGCGCTGTGCATGGCCGGGGACGCAGGCGAGGGAGAAATGAGGTTGGCGCTGATCCGGTGCCGCCCGGGGGAGGTCTATGCCGGTCTGTATGGCCAGCAGTCCGGTCGCGTTTGGGAACCTGTCCGGCCGGACACGGCCCTGCCGGTGCCTGCGCTGGGAGAATTGCTTGCCGCCTCCGGGGTGAAAGGCTGTGTGGAGGCCGTTGGCCCGGCCGTGGAGCTGTGCGCCGGGGCTCTTTCTTCGTCGGATGCCGGGGGCGTGGCCGTCAAGCTCAGGACAGACATCACGAGGGTCCGCATCGCCGATGTGCTGGAAGCATCGCTGCAAGACGCACGCTCCGGCCGCCTGCTTGACCCAATGGAACTCATCCCCGAATACCTTCGCCCATCCCAGGCCGAGATCCGAGCCTCCGGTAAAACCGATTGA
- the rplK gene encoding 50S ribosomal protein L11, which translates to MAKKVLGIVKLQIPAGKATPAPPVGPALGQYGINMMEFIKSYNEKTASQMGTIVPVEITVYEDRSFTYVLKTPPAVELLKKAAGIEKGSGTPNRNRVGRVTRAQLEEIARVKMPDLNAVDIEGAMKIIAGTARSAGIEIVD; encoded by the coding sequence ATGGCCAAAAAAGTGCTGGGGATCGTCAAACTCCAGATCCCCGCGGGCAAAGCGACGCCCGCGCCGCCGGTCGGCCCCGCGCTGGGGCAGTACGGCATCAACATGATGGAGTTTATCAAGAGCTACAACGAGAAGACCGCCTCCCAGATGGGTACCATCGTGCCGGTGGAGATTACGGTCTACGAAGATCGCTCGTTTACGTATGTCCTCAAGACTCCTCCCGCCGTGGAGCTCCTGAAGAAGGCCGCGGGCATCGAAAAGGGGTCTGGTACGCCGAACCGCAACAGGGTGGGCCGCGTGACCCGCGCGCAGCTTGAGGAGATCGCTCGCGTCAAGATGCCGGACCTGAATGCCGTGGACATCGAAGGCGCGATGAAGATCATCGCCGGAACGGCCCGATCCGCCGGCATCGAGATCGTGGACTGA
- the rplA gene encoding 50S ribosomal protein L1: MPKRSERYVNALKAAGVPATEPLEPREALEAVKKAASAKFDETVDVSVNLGVDPRHGDQMVRGTASLPAGTGKKRKVIVFAKGDAAKAAEEAGADYVGAEDLVERIQGGWRDFDVAVATPDVMGMVTRLGRLLGPRMPNQKAGTVTMDVAKVVNDIKKATRVEYRVDKAGIIHTAIGKVSFPTEDLLANFAALINALLKAKPSAAKGKYLKKITVSSTMGPGFQVDTQRAQSLAERGV, encoded by the coding sequence ATGCCCAAGAGAAGCGAGCGATACGTCAATGCTCTGAAAGCCGCCGGGGTGCCCGCAACCGAGCCGTTGGAACCGCGGGAGGCCCTGGAGGCAGTCAAGAAGGCAGCCAGCGCAAAGTTTGATGAGACTGTGGACGTCTCCGTGAACCTGGGTGTGGATCCCCGCCACGGAGATCAGATGGTCCGCGGGACTGCGTCCCTTCCCGCGGGCACCGGCAAGAAGCGCAAGGTGATCGTGTTCGCCAAAGGCGACGCGGCCAAGGCGGCCGAGGAGGCTGGCGCGGACTACGTGGGCGCCGAGGATCTGGTCGAGCGCATTCAGGGAGGTTGGCGGGACTTCGATGTGGCCGTGGCCACCCCGGATGTGATGGGAATGGTGACCCGGCTCGGCCGTCTGCTGGGTCCGCGTATGCCCAACCAGAAGGCGGGCACGGTTACCATGGACGTCGCCAAGGTGGTCAACGACATCAAGAAGGCCACCCGCGTGGAGTATCGTGTGGACAAGGCCGGGATCATCCACACGGCCATCGGCAAAGTATCCTTCCCGACGGAGGACCTGCTGGCGAACTTCGCAGCGCTCATCAACGCGCTGCTGAAGGCCAAGCCGTCGGCGGCAAAGGGAAAGTATCTCAAGAAGATTACCGTCTCCAGCACCATGGGACCGGGGTTCCAGGTGGACACCCAGAGGGCCCAGTCGCTGGCGGAACGTGGTGTGTAG
- a CDS encoding 50S ribosomal protein L10, protein MRQNSKMATPKKQETVRELSEMLAASKSVILTDFRGLSMKDFNELRSRLRPEQVTFRVVKNTLLRRAAEGTPLAELVENLEGPTAVAFGLGDSVAPARLLADFIKETRSPLSIRSGVVEGKPCSAEAVTQIAKLPPRDQMIAQVLGGLQAPLANLAGTLQQLIGSVVWTLQGVAEKKAAA, encoded by the coding sequence GTGAGACAGAACAGTAAGATGGCGACACCAAAGAAGCAGGAAACGGTCCGTGAACTCAGCGAGATGCTGGCGGCTTCGAAATCCGTCATTCTGACCGATTTCCGCGGGCTGTCCATGAAGGACTTCAACGAGCTACGGTCGCGCTTGAGGCCGGAGCAAGTGACCTTCCGGGTGGTAAAGAACACGCTGCTCCGCCGGGCTGCGGAGGGCACTCCCCTCGCGGAGCTTGTGGAGAACCTGGAGGGCCCGACAGCCGTGGCGTTCGGCCTGGGAGATTCCGTGGCTCCAGCGCGACTGCTGGCGGATTTCATCAAGGAGACTCGAAGTCCCCTAAGCATCCGTAGTGGAGTGGTTGAGGGCAAGCCGTGTTCGGCTGAGGCAGTGACGCAGATTGCCAAGCTGCCGCCCAGGGATCAGATGATCGCCCAGGTGCTGGGCGGGCTGCAGGCTCCCCTGGCCAATCTGGCAGGCACGCTGCAGCAGCTAATCGGCAGCGTTGTGTGGACATTGCAGGGCGTGGCTGAAAAGAAGGCCGCCGCGTGA
- the rplL gene encoding 50S ribosomal protein L7/L12, with protein MANVAELVETVKNMTVLELNEFVKALQEEFGVSAMPVAAAAVAAPAAAADAGAGEAEEKTSFDVILTAAGDKKIQVIKVVREITGLGLKEAKDLVEGAPQPIKEGVNKEEAEKIKAQVEEQGGTVEIK; from the coding sequence TTGGCTAACGTAGCTGAACTGGTCGAGACAGTCAAGAATATGACCGTTCTGGAGCTGAACGAGTTCGTGAAAGCTCTGCAGGAGGAGTTCGGGGTATCTGCGATGCCGGTGGCTGCCGCTGCTGTGGCCGCCCCCGCGGCCGCCGCGGACGCCGGAGCCGGCGAGGCCGAGGAGAAGACCTCGTTCGACGTCATTCTGACCGCCGCTGGCGACAAGAAGATCCAGGTCATCAAGGTGGTCCGCGAGATTACCGGCTTGGGTTTGAAGGAGGCCAAGGATCTGGTGGAAGGCGCTCCGCAGCCGATCAAGGAAGGCGTCAACAAGGAGGAGGCCGAGAAGATCAAGGCTCAGGTGGAGGAGCAGGGCGGGACGGTCGAAATCAAGTAA